In Carassius carassius chromosome 19, fCarCar2.1, whole genome shotgun sequence, a single genomic region encodes these proteins:
- the LOC132095233 gene encoding gamma-crystallin M1 — MGKIIFYEDRNFQGRSYDCMSDCTDISSYLSRVGSIRVESGCFMVYERNSYMGNQFFLVKGEYHDMQRMMSMGMMFDTIRSCRMIPPYRGSYRMRIYERDNFGGQMYELMDDCDSIMDRYRMSDYQSCHVMDGHWLFYEQPHYRGRMAYFRPGEYRSFRDMGYSNMRFMSMRRITDMC, encoded by the exons ATGGGCAAG ATCATCTTCTATGAGGACAGGAACTTCCAGGGGCGCAGCTATGACTGCATGAGCGACTGCACTGATATCTCCTCTTACTTGAGCCGTGTTGGTTCAATCAGGGTGGAGAGCGGTTGTTTCATGGTCTATGAGCGCAACAGCTACATGGGGAACCAGTTCTTCCTGGTGAAGGGCGAGTACCATGACATGCAACGCATGATGAGCATGGGCATGATGTTCGACACTATCAGATCCTGCCGCATGATTCCTCCG TACAGGGGTTCCTACAGAATGAGGATCTACGAGAGGGACAACTTCGGAGGACAGATGTACGAGCTGATGGATGACTGTGACAGCATCATGGACCGCTACCGTATGTCTGACTATCAGTCCTGTCATGTGATGGACGGCCACTGGCTCTTCTATGAGCAGCCCCACTACAGAGGCAGGATGGCCTACTTCAGACCCGGAGAGTACAGAAGCTTCAGAGATATGGGATACAGCAACATGAGATTCATGAGCATGAGGCGTATCACTGATATGTGTTAA
- the LOC132095244 gene encoding gamma-crystallin M1-like gives MGKIIFYEDRNFQGRSYDCMSDCTDISSYLSRVGSVRVESGCFMVYESNSYMGNQFFMRKGEYHDMQRMMSMGMMFDTIRSCRMIPPYRGSYRIRIYERDNFGGQMYELMDDCDSIMDRYRMSDYQSCHVMDGHWLFYEQPHYRGRMAYFRPGEYRSFRDMGYSNMRFMSMRRITDMC, from the exons ATGGgcaag ATCATCTTCTACGAGGACAGGAACTTCCAGGGGCGCAGCTATGACTGCATGAGTGACTGCACTGATATCTCCTCTTACTTGAGCCGTGTTGGTTCAGTCAGGGTGGAGAGCGGTTGTTTCATGGTCTATGAAAGCAACAGCTACATGGGGAACCAGTTCTTCATGAGGAAGGGCGAGTACCATGACATGCAGCGCATGATGAGCATGGGCATGATGTTCGACACTATCAGATCCTGCCGCATGATTCCTCCG TACAGGGGTTCGTACAGAATAAGGATCTACGAGAGGGACAACTTCGGAGGACAGATGTACGAGCTGATGGATGACTGTGACAGCATCATGGACCGCTACCGTATGTCTGACTATCAGTCCTGTCATGTGATGGACGGCCACTGGCTCTTCTATGAGCAGCCCCACTACAGAGGCAGGATGGCCTACTTCAGACCCGGAGAGTACAGGAGCTTCAGAGATATGGGATACAGCAACATGAGATTCATGAGCATGAGGCGTATCACTGATATGTGTTAA